The window tgtgtttggttatataaatctgtactattattataaagaggtaagcgtttgtgagtttgtatgtttgaagtgggtaatctccgaaactactgaaccgattttaaaaattctttcaccatcaGAACTTTCAATCCAagaatttatctcaaaattcccacgggaacgaagccccgggcaacatctagtacttaaataaatataaaatacatccaagacccaggccaatctgaaaaataaaacccaGTAAAGCGTAGTTAAGCGTAACTACctttaagtatttatgtttatacccAGCCAAGTAGCCATTTCCACCGTGCCCACTACAGATATACGAGTGCCAACAAAAATACTCACTAGTCCTCTTGGGCCTCGGGAGGCCGACCCTCTTGGCCCGCCCCAGGTACTTGGACCTCACGCTTGCTGTCATGCTGTTGTTGCTTCTCTCTTCATTCTCTGAgaattaacaaatatgtattgtattcaAGCTGTTGCCCGCAACTTACgacatcaaaaatcaaaatcaaataatttattcagaaattaggccttctcaggcactttttcacgtcaaattaaataatatttaccaaagccacaaactactgacatttcggaacgaccactgctgagaagaaaatgccgaaagaaactcatttgaacagtgttggtcgctatcatgccagaagggattcgcccgcgtgaaatCTTTCAAAACAAGATTTCAGCCATCCAATATATAGGTGTTGCATCTACtcattgtaaaagtcaattaaTTGAATAGTATCTGTAGATACTTTTTACGCGATACGGTTAACCAGCTAAACGTGGGCAAGTTTTGCAACtgttggctctgtctacctaGTAAGGTACagatataaacataatttaatgtatctataccattattataaataggtaagcgTTTAGGGGGTTTGTCAGttcgaggcgggtaatctccgaaactaccaaaccgatttcaaaaaatatttcacttttaGAAAGGTAAAAGATACCAAGATTGATAaagtctatattttatctgaaaattcccacgtgagcgaagccccgggcaacatctagtctgcAATATACTTAAAACTCTCACCATTGCGTGTTCCCAGTTTAATTCGCGGCGGTGAAGTGCCGAAGCCCGCGGTTGTCGTgaaaatactttcaaattttaagattcagctgtgattttacagtCGTAAAAGGCTAGTCAGCCTGACATCCGACCCTATTAGAAATGTCATTGTCATGATTTATCGTACGACATCCGCGACATTTATCgtacaacatttttaataaaacataatcaaATTAAAGGAAACCACTCACCTTCAGTCGTAGACGTAATCTGATCTGATCCACTGaactttcttattttattcggCGTCAAAACTGGCCGGTTATTGTTTACTAAACACTCAACTTCCAGATCCAATTTCCTCTTCAATGAGTTATCCTCATTCACAATACTAGACTCCATACAGTAATCTATCTTAGGCATTTTATTTGGCGACTCGTCTACAGCGCTGCCAAGTATAATCTCCATTATTTCCTGCCTAGATGTCTTTTTTGCCATTTCTTCTAATTTTGCATCATAATCGCTTGTTAATTCAAAGGAACATTCAGATTTAACCGGGCTAAATATAGGTGGTCTTTCGAAATCACTGTCTACGGGTAAAGCGACTTCATCGGATATATTCAAATCCTTGACAACATTTTTGCATAATTTGAAATGgccatttttgtaataattcacTATTTCATAATCGCCGTGGTTGCTTGCGACTTCTTTGATCAAATTCTCTTCGTAAGTATCACAGTttactaaatacattttgcTTCTGTCGACTTTGTCCGTAAAATTGTTTAGAAACTTGCTAAATCTGTCCCTTTCAATTTCTGCGTTATATTTCTCGCCTTCACCAAAGTATTCTAGTAGGTTTTCGTCTCTGCATTCGAGCAAAGCGTGTTTTCTTATCTCCTCATGTATATTCTTACATTTGTCAGTTTCTTCGGTTTCAGATAATTCCTCAGTTATGACAGTTACTTCGAAGTATTCTGGAGGTTTTTTagtatctttattatattcatcttTATCTAAATTGTCATGTGTTATTGGTTTTTCTTCTACAATAGTGTTTTGGTTTTCTTCAGTATTGTCTGTGTAATCATAAGTATTGCTAGCATCAGGCACTcctataatttcatttatttcactaaCTTTATAATCCCCTATCTTCACTTCATCCAAATGAAATTGATCATTAACGTCTGGACGTATTTCCATCTTCGCAGATTCAGgagtagttattttttcgaCGGTTTCCGGCTGTTGGACTTTTGCTTTTTTATCTGTGTCTATTTCCTCTTGTTTGACATCGTTAGAGCCAGTTAAATCTCTTTCCAACTGCAATGTAGATGTTTCTTCATTATTATCTACTTGTTGTGCTGCAGTCAATATTTCAATGAGAGCATCATTTCTTGTATCTCTTGCTGGGTCACTGACTTCTCCATTTTGAAGGTTGCGTTGTTCATTTTCAGATTCTGAATAATTTTCACCAACAACCATCTTCACAGCATTCGTAATGCACGCAAATTCTAGCTCAGGGCCGGGTATACTTGAATACACTTGACTCAAACTTGGCCTGACGTTTGCTTGAAACTCTAGGAGCAAAGCGGCTTCTTGGTTCATTCTCTTCTGTTCTTCATCCAAAAATTTGCGCATTTTCATCAGTTTTCTAGCCTGATGCATATTCTCAGCGAATTTAGGTTTCTTCAAAGTAACGTCTGGTACAAAAGGTAGTCTGGGCGGTGCACTTATGGGCACTTCCAAATGTGTATCAACTCTTACTACTTTAGATTGTTTGACATCTTTTTTGTTCTCACTCTCAACTCCATTCAACACGAGTTCTTTGTCACTGGGACTAGTTGAATCGCTACTAGTCGATGTTGTATCAGATTTTGAAGTGGTTTTGCTGTCTTTCTTACTCTCTGAAGATTTAGAGCTAGACGGATGATTTGACCCCTTCGATGATGAGCTACCATCATTAGAATCCCTGTCAGTTGATCGACGATTATTATTTCCTCTTCCAGATACACTATAGTGATCATCTgtctctttcttttctttctttttgtcTTTATCTTCATGTTTGCTTTTGCTACTCTCTCTGCTACTTTTTCTATCTTTATCAGATCTATGAGAACTAGATTTGGAATCTCTTGAAGATTTTTCTTTAGAATCTTTAGATTTGTCTGAGCTTCTCTCAGATTTTTCCTTGTGACTGGATGAAGAAGATGATTTCTTCTCATCAGAATGTTTACTTGAAGAAGAATGTCTTTGACTCGAACTTGAACTGGAGCTTTTATGAGATTTGGAATCTCTATGACTAGAAGAGGAACTCTTATGAGAGCTCCTGTGTTTAGAGGATTCCCTACTATCTCTGTTTTCCTTCTTGTCACTTTTATCCTTAGACTCATCTTTGGAACTTGATTTAGATTTATGATCATCTTTGGACGATGTCTTTCTATCATGTCTGCTGTTGTCCCTAGAAGTTGAATGCTTTGAATCAGACCGTCTGTCTTTGCTACTAGAATGTCTATTGGAGTCTCTAGAATGGTGAGAGGCCCTATGGGAACTCTTTTTGTCATCGGTTTTCTTTTCCTTCTTGGATTCTTCACTGTTCTCTACTTCAGGAACCTTATTTTCGTGATTATTTGTTTTGCTGTTAGCATCGCTTTCATAATCTATATGCAAAAGATTGCTATTTGAACTATCGTCGTACAAGGGagtattgaaattatttatattaacttgatTATTAAATTGGTAAGACAAAGCTGTTTGTTCCGGGTCAACCTTCTTTTCTTTGCTTTCGTCTACATTATCTTTTGgcgatttattttcaattgtaaATCTAAACGTACTAGGCTCTTTGATTTCATCAGTTTTTTCCGTGTTTTCGTCTTCAAAAGCTTGTTGAGCGTCACAGgaattttcattattgaaaTTCCTTATGGGTGTTATGGGAGACATATTTCTTCTCAATGAGGAATCAGAGCTTGAATCGTCATCACTGTTCGCATTTATTGGCTTGAAAAAGTGTTCTTTATCAGGATTAGGTATTTCGTCGGGCAGTGGAATATCAGTAGATGCAATAGGCTCTTTAGGTAACTCAATTCCATCTAATTCTACTTTGGGTGCCTTGGGAGGGCTATTATCAGGTGGTGGtatgttttcaattttgatttcTTCTGATGGCAACGGAATCGCTATTTTATCGATACTGTTAGAGTCATTTGATGCAAATTCACTTGCTATAGACATATTTGTATCTTGCAATTCTACTTTATCTGTATCAGCTTCAGAGTTTTCTTCTTTTGCttgaatttttttctcatcatCATCTACTTCCATTTTATCATTAACTTCATC is drawn from Plodia interpunctella isolate USDA-ARS_2022_Savannah chromosome 24, ilPloInte3.2, whole genome shotgun sequence and contains these coding sequences:
- the LOC128680316 gene encoding biorientation of chromosomes in cell division protein 1-like 1 — encoded protein: MTHMQYLPGDPRVVDQLVYELKSRGIFDQFRKECISDVDTRPAYQNLRQRVETSVATFLARQVWKPDLNKNQLREKLRKHILDGNYLEQGVERIVDQVVNPKVASVFIPQVEDLVYDFFGIPKKKSTPTPETSNGKLNENDLLPTDLEAVSPGSVKSHDDKTEIMDTDEVNDKMEVDDDEKKIQAKEENSEADTDKVELQDTNMSIASEFASNDSNSIDKIAIPLPSEEIKIENIPPPDNSPPKAPKVELDGIELPKEPIASTDIPLPDEIPNPDKEHFFKPINANSDDDSSSDSSLRRNMSPITPIRNFNNENSCDAQQAFEDENTEKTDEIKEPSTFRFTIENKSPKDNVDESKEKKVDPEQTALSYQFNNQVNINNFNTPLYDDSSNSNLLHIDYESDANSKTNNHENKVPEVENSEESKKEKKTDDKKSSHRASHHSRDSNRHSSSKDRRSDSKHSTSRDNSRHDRKTSSKDDHKSKSSSKDESKDKSDKKENRDSRESSKHRSSHKSSSSSHRDSKSHKSSSSSSSQRHSSSSKHSDEKKSSSSSSHKEKSERSSDKSKDSKEKSSRDSKSSSHRSDKDRKSSRESSKSKHEDKDKKKEKKETDDHYSVSGRGNNNRRSTDRDSNDGSSSSKGSNHPSSSKSSESKKDSKTTSKSDTTSTSSDSTSPSDKELVLNGVESENKKDVKQSKVVRVDTHLEVPISAPPRLPFVPDVTLKKPKFAENMHQARKLMKMRKFLDEEQKRMNQEAALLLEFQANVRPSLSQVYSSIPGPELEFACITNAVKMVVGENYSESENEQRNLQNGEVSDPARDTRNDALIEILTAAQQVDNNEETSTLQLERDLTGSNDVKQEEIDTDKKAKVQQPETVEKITTPESAKMEIRPDVNDQFHLDEVKIGDYKVSEINEIIGVPDASNTYDYTDNTEENQNTIVEEKPITHDNLDKDEYNKDTKKPPEYFEVTVITEELSETEETDKCKNIHEEIRKHALLECRDENLLEYFGEGEKYNAEIERDRFSKFLNNFTDKVDRSKMYLVNCDTYEENLIKEVASNHGDYEIVNYYKNGHFKLCKNVVKDLNISDEVALPVDSDFERPPIFSPVKSECSFELTSDYDAKLEEMAKKTSRQEIMEIILGSAVDESPNKMPKIDYCMESSIVNEDNSLKRKLDLEVECLVNNNRPVLTPNKIRKFSGSDQITSTTEENEERSNNSMTASVRSKYLGRAKRVGLPRPKRTTLPNSPSSDKSVENYEQNRPTPNGKLKSPAPRKVQRYDTSDLYKPKLHYLSRRNNIS